From Zingiber officinale cultivar Zhangliang chromosome 5B, Zo_v1.1, whole genome shotgun sequence, the proteins below share one genomic window:
- the LOC121986687 gene encoding phosphoenolpyruvate carboxykinase (ATP)-like, translated as MPEELEDFSTPDFTIYNAGQFPCNRYTHYMTTSTSIDLNLDRKEMVILGTQYAGEMKKGLFGVMHYLMPKRNILSLHSSNNMGKDGDVALFFELSGTGKTTLSTDHNRLLIGDDEHCWSENCISNIEGGCYAKCIGLTKEKEPDIWNAIKFGAMLENIVFDEHTREVDYSNNSITENTQASYPIEYIPNAKIPCVGPHPKNVILLACDAFGVLPPVSKLILPQTMYHFISGYTALVHSPLHQAYRYVLENDVDVDPYIE; from the exons ATGCCTGAAGAACTGGAGGATTTCAGTACTCCGGACTTCACAATTTACAATGCTGGCCAGTTTCCATGTAATCGATACACACACTACATGACTACCTCCACCAGCATTGATCTTAATCTTGATAGGAAAGAAATGGTCATCCTTGGCACACAGTATGCCGGGGAGATGAAGAAGGGTTTGTTCGGTGTGATGCACTATCTAATGCCTAAAAGAAACATTCTCTCCCTGCACTCTAGCAACAATATGGGCAAAGATGGTGATGTTGCCCTCTTCTTTGAACTATCAG GCACAGGGAAAACTACTCTGTCTACAGACCACAACAGACTTCTTATTGGCGATGATGAGCATTGCTGGAGTGAAAATTGTATTTCAAACATTGAAGGAGGTTGCTATGCAAAATGTATCGGCCTAACAAAGGAGAAGGAACCTGACATTTGGAATGCCATCAAATTTGG TGCAATGTTGGAAAACATCGTTTTTGATGAACACACTAGGGAAGTAGACTACTCTAATAACTCTATTACAG AGAACACTCAAGCTTCATATCCAATTGAGTATATTCCTAACGCGAAGATACCGTGTGTTGGTCCGCACCCTAAGAATGTCATCCTCTTGGCATGTGATGCTTTTGGCGTGCTTCCACCAGTTAGCAAACTTATTTTACCACAAACAATGTATCACTTCATCAGCGGTTACACTGCTCTGGTGCATAGTCCATTGCATCAAGCATATCGTTATGTcttggaaaatgatgttgacgttgatccttatatcgagtaa